A genome region from Hymenobacter tibetensis includes the following:
- a CDS encoding glycosyltransferase family 9 protein → MPDLHGVTVHPDCRHFRGDIPCRPNKEQGYVCANCPVYAPVQERILIIKLGAIGDVIRTTPLLRRLRQEYPAAKITWLTLTPAILPQGAIDEILKLDLPSVLHLQAREFDLLFNLDKDKEACALHDTIRATRKFGYTLHPSGVAWPSNALAEHKFLTGVFDQLSLENQKPYAQEIFELCGFAFQGEEYVFDTHEDKGYTWAALPQGRPRIGLNTGCGDRWTTRLWSDEKWISLITQLQQGGYAPILLGGAAEDERNQRLRAATGAAYLGTFPLEQFINLMHHMDGIVTQVTMAMHISIALAKPTILMNNIFNPYEFDLYGRGQLVSPERQCVCFYRGTCKLGTSCMEDLPAEKVFAAVQASVPA, encoded by the coding sequence AGGCTACGTTTGCGCTAACTGTCCGGTGTATGCACCAGTTCAGGAACGTATTCTTATCATCAAGCTCGGAGCTATTGGCGACGTAATTCGGACAACCCCACTCTTGCGCAGGTTGCGTCAAGAGTATCCGGCGGCTAAAATCACGTGGCTCACCCTTACGCCAGCTATTTTGCCGCAAGGTGCCATTGACGAGATACTGAAGCTGGATTTACCATCAGTGTTGCACTTGCAGGCCCGTGAGTTCGACTTGCTTTTCAACCTTGACAAAGACAAGGAGGCTTGCGCTCTGCATGATACCATCCGGGCTACGCGTAAGTTCGGCTACACACTACATCCAAGCGGCGTAGCGTGGCCTAGCAATGCGTTGGCGGAACACAAGTTTCTTACAGGCGTCTTTGATCAGCTAAGCCTCGAAAATCAGAAGCCGTATGCACAGGAAATATTCGAGCTGTGCGGCTTTGCATTTCAAGGGGAAGAATACGTTTTCGATACGCATGAAGACAAGGGTTATACCTGGGCTGCATTACCGCAGGGCCGCCCCCGCATCGGCCTAAATACCGGCTGCGGCGACCGGTGGACAACTCGCCTCTGGTCAGACGAGAAGTGGATTTCACTAATCACCCAGCTTCAGCAAGGCGGCTATGCCCCCATACTTCTGGGCGGTGCTGCCGAAGATGAGCGTAACCAGCGCTTACGAGCCGCTACCGGCGCGGCCTATCTAGGCACGTTTCCGCTGGAACAGTTTATTAACCTGATGCACCACATGGATGGCATTGTAACGCAGGTGACAATGGCAATGCATATCAGCATTGCGTTGGCCAAACCGACCATCCTGATGAACAATATCTTCAACCCCTACGAATTTGACTTGTACGGCCGTGGGCAGCTTGTATCACCCGAACGCCAATGCGTCTGTTTTTATCGGGGTACGTGCAAGCTAGGCACTAGCTGTATGGAAGACTTACCAGCCGAAAAGGTGTTTGCCGCCGTGCAGGCCAGCGTTCCGGCGTAG